A region of the Microcystis aeruginosa FD4 genome:
CAAATGAGACTGGCTGCTTTGATAGATTGCGTTCTGCCTTATTTTTATCCCAATCAAACTGCATAAAGCCATTATACGACTACTCACTGAAACTGATGGCACATTTTTGATATGTTTTGTCTATTACTTGAACGGGATATATTCAACTGTATTGAACCATTCGTCAGGTTCAGAGGCCTTAGCAATCAATTCTAAATCCTTGACAAATTGACCAATAGTGCCTCCAAGTTGATGACCAAAAATTAAACCTGAAAACGGTTTGCCTTTTAGTTGCCAAGTTTCGGCTAAAACTCTAAAGCGAATGTCTTGGGTAAAGAGAATGCGCTTAAGCTCAGTTACTCTTAGCAAAAGTTGATCATCAGGTAGTTGTTCGGTTCCGTCTTCAAATGCTGTTAATACATCTATGCCTCGGCGACGCAACTGTTCGGTAATTGCTTGGGGAACATGAACATCCATGTACAAGGCAATAGTCATTTACAGTAGCCCTTTTGCTTTCATACGAACATAAAAAGGCGACTTGGCAGCTTGATTGGTCATATTTTCTTGTACTTGTTGCCATTCCAGGGTGATTTCTTGG
Encoded here:
- a CDS encoding DUF5615 family PIN-like protein; amino-acid sequence: MTIALYMDVHVPQAITEQLRRRGIDVLTAFEDGTEQLPDDQLLLRVTELKRILFTQDIRFRVLAETWQLKGKPFSGLIFGHQLGGTIGQFVKDLELIAKASEPDEWFNTVEYIPFK